A stretch of the Sulfurimonas sp. HSL-1656 genome encodes the following:
- a CDS encoding c-type cytochrome, producing the protein MNKLYILGALFIVVLLGFTWQMAGGDLGGKDYMGALALLGAAATAIIAVVVVTKYVRQMQTDTATGELAEENWDGIGEYKNELPFGWAIIFAGLVIWAVWYFIAGYPVNAYSQIGEYNEEVATHDAEFNAKYADMGEEMKVEMGNSVFIVQCAPCHGLAADGIDGKAANLNQRLEVTTVKYVIENGSNNQLLGTEMPMPDRNGLFNANTGALITDAEIDTVSKYVANGMKGEGADIFAGTCAACHGADGMGQPYVAPSVATFTPELVVNVLNHGKKGAIGAMPAFANLTDVQKEALGAYVTSLSK; encoded by the coding sequence ATGAATAAGCTGTATATCTTAGGTGCCCTGTTCATCGTGGTCCTGCTTGGATTCACATGGCAAATGGCCGGCGGCGATCTCGGCGGCAAGGACTATATGGGTGCACTGGCGCTTCTGGGTGCTGCGGCTACTGCGATCATCGCGGTTGTTGTTGTTACCAAGTACGTTCGCCAGATGCAGACAGATACTGCGACGGGTGAGCTTGCAGAAGAGAACTGGGACGGTATCGGTGAGTATAAAAACGAACTGCCGTTCGGTTGGGCAATTATCTTCGCCGGTCTGGTAATCTGGGCCGTTTGGTACTTTATCGCCGGTTACCCGGTCAACGCCTATTCACAGATCGGTGAGTACAACGAAGAAGTCGCGACACACGATGCGGAATTCAATGCGAAGTACGCAGATATGGGCGAGGAAATGAAGGTCGAGATGGGGAACTCTGTCTTTATCGTCCAGTGTGCACCGTGTCACGGTCTTGCGGCAGACGGTATCGACGGCAAAGCCGCGAACCTGAACCAGCGCCTGGAAGTGACAACGGTCAAATACGTGATCGAAAACGGTTCCAACAATCAGCTGCTCGGTACGGAAATGCCGATGCCGGACCGCAACGGTCTGTTCAATGCGAACACCGGCGCGCTGATCACGGACGCGGAGATCGATACGGTTTCCAAGTACGTTGCTAACGGCATGAAAGGCGAAGGTGCCGATATCTTCGCCGGTACCTGTGCGGCGTGCCACGGTGCGGACGGTATGGGTCAGCCTTACGTTGCACCGAGCGTCGCGACGTTCACGCCGGAACTGGTTGTCAATGTTCTGAACCACGGTAAGAAGGGTGCGATCGGTGCAATGCCGGCATTTGCAAACCTGACTGACGTTCAGAAAGAAGCGCTGGGTGCATACGTGACCAGCCTGAGTAAATAA
- a CDS encoding cytochrome c oxidase, cbb3-type, CcoQ subunit, with protein sequence MDVNTFSAYAYFFFTVFLVVVLYSYIYHLYSSEKKGRRNYEKYGDMALNDDITDNPVESVSENEETKKEEA encoded by the coding sequence GTGGATGTCAACACCTTTTCGGCGTACGCCTACTTCTTCTTTACGGTGTTCCTGGTGGTAGTGCTCTATAGCTACATCTACCACCTCTACAGCAGCGAGAAGAAGGGCCGTCGCAACTACGAGAAGTATGGTGATATGGCGCTCAATGACGACATTACCGATAATCCGGTAGAAAGCGTCTCGGAAAACGAAGAGACGAAAAAAGAGGAGGCATAA
- a CDS encoding RecB-like helicase, with amino-acid sequence MSGFVPFQALMASAGSGKTFSLVVRYLSLLFMGESPDEIVALTFTNKAANEMQERLIEALTHLHERDELEEIAALCGTDEAAILQRRPEVLKRLLGADTKVMTIDSFFARILRKFALHAGIMPNFGTFEAQHELKVMARFLKLCEIEGKESTLVAMAQISAKRVSDIFGLLDDLYAKAPQLRHLQFEAEAMAPHEVKAMALHTQLVKLFEGKALSDRGRKALEAESVEALIGKTWTAKASLEYWDFKKHYEPQMDVLLQQLQEALKGYMQAKEQTFFAHLFELLDLYKSAKLTVAKEDNELSFDDITALVYYLLGERIDREFLYFRLDSHISHLLLDEFQDTSVLQFEILEPLVEEMVSGSGVREHHSFFLVGDVKQSIYRFRGGTKELFGAVTERYGLTVDSLRTNWRSSVNVVTFVNDTFRERIGGYEDQLTKPGARPGYVEIVEDETPLEAMTAVVERLLALGAAPGEIAVLTATNKDGGAVQETLNARDIDVVTETTSRLTAQRRVRAVIEYLKYCYFDATIYARNFCALADIEAQALPRPVRAFDAPAEAVRGLVTRFGLFDGDLNIIRFLEVLERFRDLEAFLFEYERIDAKAVTQEREGVRVLTVHKSKGLEYPYVIVLDRLGRKKADTAPILYAYEGVALRTLFLRQSKRAEFDPAYAAALEQESTLADDDALNALYVAFTRARENLYIVRKPKESMFERLAFSPMTLGAEGIAAAAPALPEAPRDIPYTPLSLGRQTEVVSAEKTAAVEEPFAVTFGLAMHYALEMMAVFEPDALEAAMTAVTNRYGALLDAEVFETIRRRVIRLLGDETFRGLVDGEIAREQPLMYEGELRYLDLLVRHKERWVVIDYKSARRFEAEHREQVGFYIKAVRAITEMPVEGYLCYVLEEGVEIVRV; translated from the coding sequence GTGAGCGGGTTTGTCCCTTTCCAGGCCCTGATGGCCAGTGCCGGCAGCGGCAAGACCTTCAGCCTCGTCGTACGCTATCTCAGCCTCCTCTTCATGGGGGAGAGCCCCGACGAGATCGTCGCGCTCACCTTTACGAACAAGGCGGCCAATGAGATGCAGGAGCGTCTGATCGAAGCGCTGACGCATCTGCACGAGCGGGATGAACTGGAAGAGATCGCCGCACTCTGCGGCACGGACGAGGCGGCGATCCTGCAGCGGCGGCCGGAAGTCCTGAAGCGCCTCTTGGGCGCGGACACGAAGGTGATGACCATCGACAGCTTCTTCGCGCGGATTCTGCGCAAGTTCGCGCTGCACGCGGGGATCATGCCGAACTTCGGCACCTTCGAGGCACAGCACGAGCTGAAGGTGATGGCGCGTTTTCTGAAACTGTGCGAGATCGAGGGGAAGGAGAGTACCCTGGTGGCGATGGCACAGATCAGCGCGAAACGGGTCAGCGACATCTTCGGGCTGCTAGACGACCTCTATGCGAAGGCGCCGCAGCTGCGCCACTTGCAGTTCGAGGCGGAGGCGATGGCCCCGCACGAGGTGAAGGCGATGGCGCTGCATACACAGCTGGTAAAACTGTTCGAAGGCAAGGCGCTGAGTGACCGGGGGCGCAAGGCGCTGGAAGCGGAGAGCGTCGAGGCGCTGATCGGCAAGACCTGGACGGCCAAAGCCTCCCTGGAATACTGGGATTTCAAAAAGCACTATGAACCGCAGATGGACGTGCTGCTGCAGCAGCTGCAGGAGGCGCTGAAGGGGTATATGCAAGCCAAAGAGCAGACCTTTTTCGCCCACCTGTTCGAGCTGCTCGACCTCTACAAGAGTGCGAAGCTCACCGTGGCCAAAGAGGACAATGAGCTCAGCTTCGACGATATCACGGCCCTGGTCTACTACCTGCTGGGCGAGCGGATCGACAGGGAATTTCTCTATTTCCGTCTCGACAGCCATATCTCCCACCTGCTGCTCGACGAGTTCCAGGATACCTCCGTCCTGCAGTTTGAGATTTTGGAGCCGCTGGTAGAGGAGATGGTCTCGGGCAGCGGGGTGCGCGAACACCACTCCTTCTTCCTGGTCGGGGACGTCAAGCAGTCCATCTACCGGTTCCGCGGCGGCACCAAGGAGCTGTTCGGGGCGGTGACGGAGCGCTACGGGCTCACGGTCGACTCCCTGCGGACGAACTGGCGCAGCAGCGTCAATGTCGTCACCTTCGTCAACGATACCTTCCGCGAACGCATCGGCGGCTACGAGGACCAGCTGACCAAGCCGGGGGCGCGCCCGGGCTACGTGGAGATCGTCGAGGACGAAACGCCGCTGGAGGCAATGACGGCCGTGGTCGAGCGGCTGCTGGCCCTGGGGGCCGCCCCCGGGGAGATCGCCGTATTGACGGCGACGAACAAGGATGGCGGCGCCGTGCAGGAGACGCTGAACGCCCGGGATATCGACGTCGTGACGGAGACGACTTCGCGGCTGACCGCGCAGCGGCGGGTCCGCGCGGTGATCGAGTACCTCAAATACTGCTATTTCGATGCGACGATCTACGCGCGCAACTTCTGCGCCCTGGCCGATATCGAAGCGCAGGCGCTGCCGCGCCCCGTACGCGCCTTCGATGCCCCTGCCGAGGCCGTGCGTGGGCTGGTCACACGTTTCGGGCTCTTTGACGGGGACCTGAACATCATCCGTTTCCTGGAGGTGCTGGAGCGGTTCCGGGATCTGGAGGCCTTTTTGTTCGAATACGAGCGTATCGATGCGAAGGCCGTCACCCAGGAGCGGGAAGGGGTGCGGGTCTTGACGGTCCACAAGTCCAAGGGACTGGAGTACCCCTATGTCATCGTGCTCGATCGTCTTGGACGGAAAAAAGCCGATACGGCTCCGATCCTCTACGCCTACGAAGGGGTGGCGCTGCGCACGCTGTTCCTGCGTCAGAGCAAAAGGGCCGAGTTCGACCCGGCGTACGCCGCGGCGCTGGAGCAGGAGTCTACCCTGGCCGATGACGATGCGCTCAATGCCCTCTATGTCGCCTTTACCCGGGCCCGGGAAAATCTCTATATCGTGCGCAAGCCCAAGGAGTCGATGTTCGAGCGGCTGGCGTTCTCCCCGATGACGCTGGGCGCGGAGGGGATTGCCGCCGCCGCCCCGGCACTGCCGGAAGCGCCGCGCGACATCCCCTATACGCCGCTCTCCCTCGGGCGGCAGACGGAGGTGGTCTCGGCCGAAAAAACGGCCGCTGTTGAAGAGCCCTTTGCCGTGACGTTCGGGCTGGCGATGCATTATGCCCTGGAGATGATGGCCGTCTTCGAACCCGACGCCCTGGAGGCGGCGATGACCGCCGTTACCAACCGCTACGGCGCGCTGCTCGATGCCGAAGTTTTCGAGACGATCCGCCGACGCGTTATCCGCCTGCTGGGCGATGAAACCTTCCGCGGACTCGTCGACGGGGAGATCGCCAGGGAGCAGCCGCTGATGTATGAGGGGGAGCTGCGTTATCTTGACCTGCTGGTACGGCACAAGGAGCGCTGGGTCGTCATTGACTACAAGAGTGCGCGCCGTTTTGAGGCCGAACACCGTGAACAGGTCGGCTTTTACATAAAAGCCGTCCGGGCGATCACGGAGATGCCCGTGGAGGGGTATCTCTGCTATGTGCTGGAAGAGGGGGTAGAGATCGTCAGGGTATGA
- a CDS encoding FixH family protein: MSSNPGRKWPWIVVGGILGVVGLSYWTVKIALDNPVQMSDLDMQDYRHFEHDANTIIRNKIAFDKQYELTYVTETFKADGATVKFRLLTRDGAPVDDANITLRLTRPGTHEFDMPVGIGTVESGIYTFETVTLPKEGRWDILAQVNIGDDKRYLNLKADTRYPNVFEY, translated from the coding sequence ATGAGCAGTAATCCCGGAAGAAAGTGGCCATGGATCGTTGTCGGAGGTATCCTGGGTGTCGTGGGTCTGAGCTACTGGACGGTCAAGATCGCACTGGATAACCCGGTGCAGATGAGTGATCTCGATATGCAGGATTACCGTCACTTCGAACACGACGCCAATACGATCATCCGCAACAAGATCGCCTTTGACAAGCAGTATGAGCTTACCTACGTAACGGAAACGTTCAAAGCTGACGGAGCGACGGTGAAATTCAGACTGCTGACCCGCGACGGCGCCCCTGTCGACGACGCAAACATCACGCTTCGCCTGACCCGTCCCGGCACCCACGAGTTCGATATGCCCGTCGGTATCGGCACAGTCGAGAGCGGCATCTACACCTTCGAGACGGTCACCCTCCCCAAAGAGGGGCGCTGGGACATCCTTGCCCAGGTCAATATCGGTGACGATAAGCGTTACCTGAACCTCAAAGCCGATACGCGCTATCCCAACGTCTTCGAATACTGA
- the rpsI gene encoding 30S ribosomal protein S9, whose protein sequence is MAKTYATGRRKSSIAKVWLTPGTGKITVNGLSLDAWLGGLEAKKLRVKQPLAMTKQDSSVDIVATTLGGGFGGQADALRHGISRALVKYDETFRAVLKPAGMMTRDSRVVERKKPGKRKARRSPQFSKR, encoded by the coding sequence ATGGCAAAAACATACGCAACTGGACGCCGCAAGTCTTCCATCGCAAAAGTATGGCTGACGCCGGGTACGGGCAAGATTACCGTAAACGGTCTCTCCCTTGATGCCTGGCTGGGCGGTCTCGAAGCAAAAAAACTGCGTGTCAAGCAGCCGCTGGCAATGACGAAGCAGGACAGCTCTGTCGATATCGTCGCCACAACACTCGGCGGCGGTTTCGGCGGCCAGGCCGACGCGCTTCGCCACGGGATCTCCCGTGCCCTCGTCAAATACGACGAGACTTTCCGTGCGGTTCTCAAACCGGCGGGTATGATGACACGTGACTCACGCGTCGTCGAACGTAAGAAACCGGGTAAACGCAAAGCACGCCGTTCACCGCAGTTCTCCAAGCGTTAA
- a CDS encoding PD-(D/E)XK nuclease family protein encodes MTTVLPTSRAIREQQLGMRTQNAFLQRFMTMGELMARAVVVEGFGNVDPDTRTLTLLEAADFDAFSELKIERNFFTFTRNASYLFRFFEELSGELVDIDALDTADTYGDFAEHIAILKLLRERYRTLCFERKILDRIFVPELYRLNRAWVEGQGAMEVVAEGYLTNFELKVLQEIASLVPLTLRFDATPYNGKMQQKLSALGVETEAGFQYVIALDRLRIEETMPLPNDARIQAMPLSERILQSAFIKQKVYEMIGEGIPPERIAVVLPDEGFVPLLRGFDAEGNFNFAMGEGLQESLFVRRCEALMAYAEHPGVENTMRLERLFGEGYRTVSGVYSDGCDNVRFTEVTEALLEGETEAAAAVVREERFYFERLIPRLGESSLRSLLHLFVNRVRGRSLDDVRGGKITVMGVLETRACMFDGVIIVDFNDAFVPHRSDKDLFINSVVRGRAGLPTTAEREALQKQFYYQLISRAKRVEISYVSNETTLPSRFLKEMGIETGRRYADDAWADILFSRTPKRTLPVEAIEADYDFTVRPLSATALKSFLECRRRFYHRYVAAVAPHELPREMPEEHAIGNALHNALRDVYAEQEAFSDAKTLKAAVAQALAFHSGSTPLERFLEQLWLKKLEPFFEREINRFAEVRVKACETKLTMGYAGLTLEGRIDRIDHGPEGLEVLDYKSGKYPLYTVKSVENATDFQLEFYALLAAQLGEVDYAGYYDLNSGEIVRDPLHGRKRELLDGHLEMLRDTKRFSFDMTEELSSCRFCDYAHLCQREMQ; translated from the coding sequence GTGACGACGGTACTGCCGACTTCCCGCGCCATCCGAGAACAGCAGCTCGGGATGCGCACCCAGAATGCCTTTCTGCAGCGCTTTATGACGATGGGCGAACTGATGGCACGGGCGGTGGTCGTCGAGGGGTTCGGGAACGTCGACCCGGACACCCGGACGCTGACCCTGCTGGAAGCGGCCGATTTCGACGCCTTCTCCGAGCTCAAGATCGAGCGCAACTTCTTTACGTTCACCCGCAACGCTTCTTACCTGTTCCGTTTTTTCGAAGAGCTCTCCGGTGAACTTGTCGATATCGATGCGCTTGACACGGCCGATACCTACGGGGATTTCGCCGAACATATCGCGATTTTGAAGCTGCTGCGCGAGCGCTACCGCACACTCTGTTTTGAGCGCAAGATCCTCGACCGTATTTTCGTCCCGGAGCTCTACCGGCTCAACCGTGCCTGGGTAGAGGGACAGGGTGCCATGGAGGTGGTGGCCGAAGGGTACCTGACGAATTTCGAGCTGAAAGTGCTGCAGGAGATCGCGTCGCTGGTGCCGCTGACGCTGCGTTTCGATGCGACGCCCTATAACGGCAAAATGCAGCAGAAACTTTCCGCGCTCGGGGTGGAAACCGAGGCGGGCTTCCAGTACGTGATCGCGCTCGACCGCCTGCGTATAGAAGAGACAATGCCGCTGCCCAATGACGCGCGTATCCAGGCGATGCCGCTCTCGGAGCGTATTCTGCAGTCGGCCTTTATCAAGCAGAAGGTGTACGAGATGATCGGGGAGGGGATCCCTCCGGAACGGATCGCCGTCGTCCTTCCGGACGAGGGGTTCGTTCCGCTGCTGCGGGGATTCGATGCGGAAGGAAACTTCAACTTCGCGATGGGCGAAGGGCTGCAGGAGAGTCTCTTTGTGCGGCGATGCGAAGCCCTGATGGCCTATGCGGAGCATCCGGGTGTCGAGAATACGATGCGGCTTGAACGGCTCTTCGGCGAGGGGTACCGGACGGTCAGCGGCGTCTACAGCGACGGCTGCGACAATGTACGTTTTACGGAAGTGACGGAGGCTCTGCTGGAGGGGGAAACGGAAGCGGCCGCTGCCGTGGTGCGCGAAGAGCGTTTCTATTTCGAGCGCCTGATCCCGAGGCTGGGGGAGAGCTCGCTGCGCTCCCTGCTGCACCTCTTCGTCAACCGGGTCCGGGGGCGGAGCCTTGACGACGTGCGGGGCGGGAAAATCACCGTGATGGGGGTGCTTGAAACACGGGCCTGTATGTTTGACGGGGTGATCATCGTCGATTTCAACGACGCTTTCGTCCCCCACCGAAGCGACAAAGACCTCTTTATCAACTCCGTGGTCCGCGGACGGGCGGGGCTGCCGACGACGGCGGAGCGCGAGGCGCTGCAGAAGCAGTTCTACTACCAGCTCATCTCCCGCGCCAAACGGGTGGAGATCAGTTACGTCTCCAACGAGACGACCCTGCCGAGCCGTTTCCTCAAGGAGATGGGCATTGAAACGGGGCGGCGCTACGCGGACGATGCCTGGGCCGATATCCTCTTTTCCCGAACGCCGAAGCGTACGTTGCCTGTCGAAGCCATCGAGGCCGATTACGATTTTACCGTGCGCCCGCTCTCGGCAACGGCGCTGAAAAGTTTCCTGGAGTGCCGCCGTCGTTTCTACCACCGTTATGTCGCCGCCGTCGCGCCGCACGAGTTGCCGCGGGAGATGCCGGAGGAGCATGCGATCGGCAACGCGCTGCATAATGCCCTGCGCGACGTCTATGCAGAGCAGGAGGCTTTCAGCGATGCCAAAACGCTTAAGGCCGCCGTCGCCCAGGCCTTGGCTTTTCACAGCGGCAGCACGCCGCTGGAGCGCTTCCTGGAACAGCTGTGGCTCAAAAAGCTGGAGCCGTTTTTCGAACGGGAGATCAACCGCTTTGCCGAGGTGCGTGTCAAGGCGTGCGAAACGAAGCTGACGATGGGGTATGCCGGGCTGACGCTTGAGGGACGGATCGACCGGATCGACCACGGGCCGGAGGGGCTGGAAGTCCTCGATTACAAAAGCGGGAAGTACCCTCTTTACACGGTTAAAAGTGTCGAAAACGCCACGGATTTCCAGCTGGAGTTCTATGCTCTGCTGGCAGCGCAGCTGGGCGAGGTCGACTATGCGGGCTACTACGACCTGAACAGCGGGGAGATCGTCCGTGACCCGCTGCACGGGCGCAAGCGCGAACTGCTCGACGGGCACCTGGAGATGCTCCGCGATACGAAGCGTTTCAGTTTCGACATGACCGAGGAGCTCTCTTCCTGCCGTTTCTGCGACTATGCGCACCTCTGCCAAAGGGAGATGCAGTGA
- a CDS encoding 3-dehydroquinate dehydratase — MTFPRGLAALILILFTSLSLHAKFLYKDDVVHNELFAEQIESYGAELYAKTGVSLYLVMLRDLDTNQTIADLEKSLAGELQEPFVVLTFVELQKKVDILARPLSLYKDFDKQQVLSPNASFAAALISAVMFGRSLADYKEMLSHYGGTILPVLAEKAKGPDIVKKYSVAMYNGYADIADQIAATHNVELSASAGNAGKIFLDVLRLVFYGIILYALIIYIRNKLGKRKKTDEQ, encoded by the coding sequence TTGACCTTTCCAAGAGGGCTAGCGGCCCTCATCCTCATCCTGTTTACTTCCCTGAGTCTTCATGCGAAATTTTTATATAAAGACGATGTCGTTCACAACGAGCTGTTTGCCGAGCAGATCGAATCGTACGGTGCGGAGCTTTATGCCAAAACCGGTGTTTCACTCTATCTGGTCATGTTGCGCGACCTGGATACCAACCAGACGATTGCCGACCTGGAGAAATCGCTCGCGGGTGAACTTCAGGAGCCTTTTGTCGTACTGACCTTCGTCGAGCTGCAGAAGAAGGTCGATATTCTCGCCCGGCCGCTCTCTTTATATAAGGATTTTGACAAGCAGCAGGTGCTCAGCCCCAACGCTTCGTTTGCCGCCGCGCTGATCAGCGCCGTCATGTTCGGCCGCAGTTTGGCCGATTACAAGGAGATGCTGAGCCATTACGGCGGCACGATCCTGCCCGTCCTGGCGGAAAAGGCCAAGGGACCGGATATTGTCAAAAAGTACTCCGTCGCCATGTACAACGGCTATGCCGATATCGCGGACCAGATCGCGGCGACCCACAATGTCGAGCTGAGTGCATCGGCAGGAAATGCAGGTAAAATTTTTCTTGATGTTCTGCGTTTGGTCTTTTATGGCATCATTCTCTATGCACTTATAATCTATATAAGAAATAAGCTGGGGAAAAGGAAAAAAACTGATGAGCAGTAA
- a CDS encoding DUF4006 family protein, whose amino-acid sequence MENTNRGVFALDGVTGMLIATVLLLGILVYLTMMALGAQQANADKFYKIENEKSIQMINKENAAKRVMVN is encoded by the coding sequence ATGGAAAATACGAATAGAGGTGTTTTCGCGCTTGACGGCGTCACCGGTATGCTCATCGCAACGGTCCTGCTCCTTGGTATCTTGGTGTATCTCACGATGATGGCACTGGGAGCTCAGCAGGCCAACGCGGACAAGTTCTACAAAATTGAGAACGAGAAGTCGATCCAGATGATCAACAAAGAGAACGCTGCAAAACGCGTTATGGTTAACTAA
- a CDS encoding OprD family outer membrane porin, with protein sequence MMALSASLLAADDSIAAWFADGKAYGNIRYYYIETDKDNGAGTASSAHANTIGGQLGYETAALYGLKTGATFMTTNPFALPNVVDTSIIGKDNGARGAADPTKGFSVLGEAYVQYTRGPMTLWYGRKKYDTPLIHTKEVRELPSTVQGGLASATLGGATLSFGYLDRFKQRTSNDFVNIVEHALGADTETITGHTAGYVAPVSIAYSGHGAKLEAYNYCSPDFMNALYASAGYTHALGESGAMLEVGAQYINQQSTGNAADNLESNTSITGGKTLNSNAFGLKASVSHHEGSFFAAYTKVLRSKADHDSLVLPWDGTPLFTNMITSNDLFQSLYGSAFQADSAYIGGTQGIKLAYAQGFDFTGVAGFKATVSWAQFSNDRPGFDKEQQDINAVLGYKRGAFSLVLKGIWVSNNTAASKDGVVSQLDSLTQYRVIANYTF encoded by the coding sequence ATGATGGCCCTCTCAGCCTCACTGCTGGCAGCGGACGACAGCATCGCGGCATGGTTTGCCGACGGCAAGGCTTATGGAAACATCCGCTACTACTACATCGAGACGGACAAAGACAACGGTGCGGGGACGGCCTCTTCGGCACACGCCAATACGATCGGCGGCCAGCTCGGCTACGAGACGGCAGCGCTTTACGGTCTGAAAACGGGCGCGACCTTCATGACGACCAATCCCTTCGCGCTTCCCAATGTCGTGGACACGTCCATTATCGGCAAAGACAACGGTGCGCGCGGCGCTGCGGACCCGACGAAGGGCTTTTCCGTCCTGGGGGAAGCTTACGTTCAGTATACGCGCGGGCCGATGACCCTGTGGTACGGCCGTAAAAAATATGATACGCCGCTGATCCATACGAAAGAAGTCCGGGAACTTCCCTCAACCGTGCAGGGCGGCCTGGCGTCGGCGACGCTGGGCGGTGCGACACTCAGCTTCGGCTACCTCGACCGTTTCAAGCAGCGGACCTCCAATGACTTCGTCAATATCGTCGAACACGCTCTCGGTGCGGATACGGAAACGATAACCGGACACACTGCCGGTTACGTGGCACCGGTCAGCATCGCCTACAGCGGCCACGGCGCCAAGCTCGAAGCCTATAACTACTGCAGCCCCGATTTCATGAATGCACTCTATGCCAGTGCCGGTTACACGCATGCGCTCGGCGAGAGCGGGGCCATGCTGGAAGTCGGCGCGCAGTACATCAACCAGCAGAGTACCGGAAACGCCGCGGACAACCTTGAAAGCAACACCTCGATCACCGGCGGCAAAACGCTCAACAGCAACGCATTCGGCCTCAAAGCTTCCGTTTCCCACCATGAAGGGAGCTTCTTCGCCGCCTACACGAAGGTCCTGCGCAGCAAAGCAGACCATGACTCGCTTGTACTCCCTTGGGACGGGACGCCGCTCTTTACGAACATGATCACCTCCAACGACCTTTTCCAGTCGCTCTACGGCAGCGCGTTCCAGGCCGACAGCGCCTATATCGGCGGTACGCAGGGGATCAAACTCGCCTATGCACAGGGATTCGACTTTACGGGCGTCGCCGGGTTCAAAGCAACCGTGAGCTGGGCGCAGTTCAGCAACGACCGCCCCGGGTTTGACAAGGAGCAGCAGGATATCAACGCCGTGCTGGGTTACAAACGCGGCGCCTTTTCGCTGGTGCTCAAGGGGATCTGGGTCAGCAACAACACCGCGGCCTCGAAAGACGGCGTCGTCAGTCAGCTCGACAGCCTGACCCAGTACCGCGTTATCGCGAATTACACCTTCTAA
- the ccoO gene encoding cytochrome-c oxidase, cbb3-type subunit II gives MFHWLEKHPFFFAVAVFVTIAFAGLIENLPNFAEASQPTIGTKPYSTLELAGRHVYIKNSCNACHSQLIRPFKSETDRYGHYSLSGEYAYDRPFLWGSKRTGPDLMRVGNYRTTDWHENHMKDPEAIVPGSIMPAYRWMFKNLADIDTAYAEQVTVNKVFNVPYNKPIPTADGGTATVKLAGSLDGAKADALAEAKMIAADMKDQDVKDMVANGQVPEIVALIAYLNSLK, from the coding sequence ATGTTTCACTGGTTAGAAAAGCACCCGTTCTTTTTCGCGGTAGCCGTTTTTGTCACGATTGCGTTTGCAGGTCTCATCGAGAACCTGCCGAACTTTGCGGAAGCTTCCCAGCCGACGATCGGTACGAAACCGTACTCGACGCTGGAACTGGCAGGCCGCCATGTTTATATCAAGAACAGCTGTAATGCATGCCACTCTCAGCTGATTCGTCCGTTTAAATCCGAGACTGACCGCTACGGTCACTACTCACTTAGCGGTGAGTATGCGTATGACCGTCCGTTCCTCTGGGGTTCCAAGCGTACCGGTCCGGACCTGATGCGTGTCGGTAACTACCGTACGACAGACTGGCATGAGAACCACATGAAAGATCCTGAAGCGATCGTTCCGGGTTCTATCATGCCGGCCTACCGCTGGATGTTCAAAAACCTGGCGGACATCGATACCGCTTACGCGGAGCAGGTCACGGTCAACAAGGTCTTCAACGTACCTTACAACAAGCCGATCCCGACAGCGGACGGCGGAACGGCAACAGTCAAACTGGCCGGTTCACTTGACGGTGCGAAAGCTGATGCGCTTGCTGAAGCCAAGATGATTGCAGCAGACATGAAAGATCAGGATGTCAAAGATATGGTCGCCAACGGCCAGGTTCCTGAGATTGTTGCGCTGATTGCATATCTGAACAGCCTGAAGTAA
- the rplM gene encoding 50S ribosomal protein L13, with product MKFTKIASPEQIERNWVLIDAEGKTFGRLITEVATRLRGKDKPYFTPNVDCGDFVVIINASKAKFNGAGKVANKEYFTHSGYFGSTKSVKMTELLEKNPEKLYKLATRGMLPKTKLGRAMLKKLKVYAGAEHPHTAQIAK from the coding sequence ATGAAATTTACGAAAATTGCATCGCCTGAGCAGATCGAGCGCAACTGGGTGCTGATCGACGCTGAAGGCAAAACATTCGGCCGTCTGATCACGGAAGTCGCGACGCGTCTTCGCGGTAAAGACAAGCCATATTTTACACCGAACGTTGACTGCGGCGACTTCGTCGTCATCATCAACGCTTCCAAAGCGAAGTTCAACGGTGCGGGCAAAGTCGCAAACAAAGAGTACTTCACGCACAGCGGTTACTTCGGTAGCACAAAGAGCGTCAAGATGACCGAGCTTCTCGAGAAGAACCCGGAAAAACTCTACAAGCTGGCTACACGCGGTATGCTTCCGAAAACGAAGCTCGGCCGTGCAATGCTGAAAAAACTCAAAGTCTATGCAGGAGCGGAGCACCCGCACACTGCACAGATCGCTAAGTAA